Proteins found in one Brachypodium distachyon strain Bd21 chromosome 5, Brachypodium_distachyon_v3.0, whole genome shotgun sequence genomic segment:
- the LOC100823023 gene encoding uncharacterized protein LOC100823023 — protein MAGYYRRTISFPTPKTSASANGKLAAAYRVRSASLPCRFHPLVLQLDDDVAALRLVIGHRLPSSSSSSSSTAAPSSASSVSAAASQVVRVLASLSELLHHPLAQEPLRRLGASSPFAERLLDDYLRLADAHGSFRESLVALAALQAETRAALRRGDRARIASAARAQRRAGRDLPRLASAARAVAARAPVALPQDLQPETAALAAAVADSTIAVASASAAVFSGVSALSNAAAAARVDVASTHCWLTAPSRFIAASSDAPRTSRQSIWWVADLVRWMSRAKRRSAGKRSGSSADNGDDSSTVGLRSEGRMKPEEKARKAAFELHENLERCIASVDCSGEKVFRALVNTRVSLLNILSPTF, from the coding sequence ATGGCCGGCTACTACCGCCGCACCATCTCGTTCCCGACCCCGAAgacctccgcctccgccaatGGCAAGCTGGCGGCCGCCTACCGCGTCCGCTCGGCCAGCCTCCCCTGCCGCTTCCACCCTCTCGTGCTCCagctcgacgacgacgtcgccgcGCTGCGCCTCGTGATTGGCCACCgtctcccttcttcttcctcctcctcctcctccacggccgCGCCATCATCGGCATCGTCCGTGTCGGCGGCCGCGTCGCAGGTGGTGCGCGTGCTGGCGTCGCTCTCGGAGCTCCTCCACCACCCACTAGCGCAGGAGCCCCTGCGCCGCCTGGGCGCGTCGTCCCCGTTCGCCGAGCGGCTCCTCGACGACTACCTCCGCCTAGCCGACGCGCACGGGAGCTTCCGCGAGTCCCTGGTCGCGCTCGCCGCGCTCCAGGCAGAGACGCGCGCCGCGCTGCGCCGCGGTGACCGCGCCAGGATCGCTTCCGCGGCGCGCGCTCAGCGCCGCGCCGGGCGCGACCTCCCGCgtctcgcctccgccgcgcgcgccgtcgcGGCCAGGGCCCCCGTCGCGCTTCCCCAGGACCTACAGCCGGAGACCGCGGCGCTCGCTGCGGCAGTCGCAGATTCAACCATCGCCGTGGCGTCCGCCTCCGCGGCCGTCTTCTCCGGCGTGTCCGCGCTctccaacgccgccgccgccgcgcgcgtggACGTCGCCTCCACGCACTGCTGGCTCACGGCCCCCTCGAGATTCATCGCTGCTTCGTCGGACGCGCCGAGAACCAGTAGGCAGAGCATATGGTGGGTGGCCGACCTCGTGCGCTGGATGTCGCGCGCCAAGCGCCGGTCGGCCGGGAAACGTAGCGGTAGCAGCGCCGACAATGGCGATGACTCGTCCACCGTGGGTCTTCGGTCCGAGGGACGCATGAAgccggaggagaaggcgcGGAAGGCCGCGTTCGAACTCCACGAGAACCTGGAACGGTGCATCGCCAGCGTCGACTGCAGCGGCGAGAAGGTGTTCCGAGCTCTGGTCAACACTAGAGTCTCCTTGCTCAACATTCTCAGCCCGACCTTCTGA